The Bacteroidota bacterium genome contains a region encoding:
- the purS gene encoding phosphoribosylformylglycinamidine synthase subunit PurS produces the protein MKFSSKIKITLRKSILDPQGKAIEHSLKSIGYDSILDTRIGKFIELLVEADSSEKAKQITEDACKKLLANPVMEDYEFETVELKA, from the coding sequence ATGAAATTCAGCTCAAAAATTAAAATTACTTTACGCAAAAGTATTTTAGACCCGCAGGGTAAGGCAATTGAACACTCGCTTAAATCCATCGGGTATGATTCTATTTTAGATACAAGAATCGGGAAGTTCATCGAGCTTCTTGTTGAGGCTGACTCTTCCGAGAAAGCAAAACAAATTACGGAAGATGCCTGCAAGAAACTTTTGGCAAATCCTGTAATGGAAGATTATGAATTTGAAACGGTTGAATTAAAGGCGTAG
- the purQ gene encoding phosphoribosylformylglycinamidine synthase subunit PurQ gives MSKAKIGVVVFPGSNCDHDAYNVCKHVLNADTKFLWHKEGSIDDRNVIILPGGFSYGDYLRCGAISRFSSIMTDVIRFANNGGIVIGICNGFQVLCESGLLPGALLRNENLKFICKTVSLKVENNKSIFTGKYDIKENINIPIAHGEGNYYCDENTLSELISNNQILFSYNENPNGSLFNIAGIQNKHRNVLGMMPHPERASEKVLGNDDGKRLFESVVESIL, from the coding sequence ATGAGTAAGGCAAAGATTGGCGTAGTAGTTTTTCCCGGTTCAAACTGCGATCATGATGCATACAACGTATGCAAGCACGTACTTAATGCAGATACAAAATTCCTATGGCATAAAGAGGGAAGTATTGATGACAGGAATGTAATTATTCTGCCCGGCGGATTTTCATACGGTGACTATTTAAGATGCGGAGCGATTTCAAGATTTTCCTCAATAATGACGGATGTGATAAGATTTGCGAACAATGGCGGAATAGTTATAGGAATTTGCAACGGATTTCAGGTCTTGTGTGAGTCAGGCTTGCTTCCCGGAGCGCTTTTAAGGAATGAAAATCTCAAGTTTATATGCAAAACTGTTTCATTGAAAGTAGAAAATAATAAGAGTATTTTTACAGGCAAATACGATATAAAAGAAAATATTAATATTCCCATTGCCCACGGCGAGGGAAATTATTACTGCGATGAAAACACACTGAGTGAACTGATAAGCAATAACCAGATTTTATTCAGCTATAATGAGAACCCAAACGGTTCTTTATTCAATATAGCCGGAATACAGAATAAACACAGAAACGTTTTAGGAATGATGCCTCATCCGGAAAGAGCCTCTGAGAAGGTGCTTGGTAACGATGACGGAAAGAGGTTGTTTGAAAGCGTTGTAGAAAGTATATTATAA
- a CDS encoding twin-arginine translocase TatA/TatE family subunit: protein MFGLGTPEIILIALVILVLFGAKKIPDLMQGLGKGIREFKKASSDIEKDITNHDRDNDKKPAA from the coding sequence ATGTTTGGATTAGGAACACCCGAAATAATATTAATCGCGCTGGTTATCTTAGTGCTGTTCGGAGCTAAGAAAATCCCGGATTTAATGCAGGGACTCGGAAAAGGAATCAGAGAATTTAAAAAGGCTTCAAGCGATATCGAAAAAGATATAACGAATCACGACCGCGATAACGATAAGAAACCTGCTGCGTAA
- the gatA gene encoding Asp-tRNA(Asn)/Glu-tRNA(Gln) amidotransferase subunit GatA — translation MTAIPSTYSELRKNLDSGSITCTYVVEHYLSNIKAKESLNVFISLFENEALEQAKIVDEKIKNGTAGELAGMVISVKDVISVKDALLTCGSKILSNFNAIYDATVIKRLKDADAILIGKVNCDEFAMGSSNENSYYGVTKNPIDETRVPGGSSGASAVSVAADMCMVSLGSETGGSIRQPASFCGITGLKASYGRISRFGLVAFASSFDSIGLFAKENENIARVLKVIAGRDEQDSTSADVEVPDYTEEIKGKLDPKKIKIGFAKEYFGEGLNEEIKQTILAKLEHLKNKGFEVTEIELPYSKYGIQTYYILTCAEASSNLSRYDGVRYGVRSKKSEVLEDMYVNTRSEGFGDEVKRRIMLGTYVLSSGYYDAYYRKGQKVRNLIKKDFEKAFEKVDFIISPTTPTAAFKIGDKIDDPLAMYLNDIYTVSANLAGNCALSVPVGKDKEGLPFGIQVMGKKFDEAGLLRMANLLSE, via the coding sequence ATGACTGCAATCCCATCAACATATTCAGAACTCAGAAAAAATTTAGATTCAGGAAGTATAACATGCACATATGTTGTTGAGCATTATCTTTCAAATATAAAAGCTAAAGAAAGCTTAAATGTTTTTATTTCTTTATTTGAAAATGAAGCGCTGGAACAGGCAAAGATTGTAGATGAGAAAATCAAGAACGGAACTGCAGGCGAGCTTGCAGGGATGGTGATATCAGTCAAAGATGTAATTTCTGTTAAAGATGCTTTGCTGACTTGCGGCTCAAAAATACTCAGCAACTTTAATGCGATATATGATGCAACAGTTATAAAAAGATTGAAGGATGCCGATGCAATTTTAATAGGTAAAGTTAACTGTGATGAATTTGCAATGGGTTCCTCCAATGAAAATTCATATTACGGAGTAACAAAAAATCCGATAGATGAAACAAGAGTTCCAGGCGGTTCATCGGGAGCAAGCGCAGTATCTGTAGCTGCAGATATGTGTATGGTATCACTCGGTTCGGAAACAGGCGGCTCAATAAGGCAGCCGGCATCATTCTGCGGAATCACAGGGCTGAAGGCAAGCTACGGAAGAATTTCACGATTCGGTCTTGTTGCATTTGCATCATCATTCGATTCTATCGGTCTTTTTGCAAAGGAAAATGAAAACATTGCAAGAGTACTTAAAGTAATTGCCGGAAGAGATGAACAAGACTCAACTTCTGCCGATGTTGAAGTACCTGATTACACTGAAGAGATAAAAGGAAAATTAGATCCGAAGAAAATAAAAATAGGATTTGCCAAAGAATATTTCGGCGAAGGACTTAATGAAGAAATTAAACAAACAATCTTAGCCAAGCTTGAGCATTTAAAAAATAAAGGATTTGAGGTCACTGAAATTGAATTGCCTTACTCTAAATACGGAATTCAGACTTATTATATATTAACTTGCGCAGAGGCATCGAGCAACTTATCAAGATATGACGGAGTAAGATACGGAGTCCGCTCTAAAAAATCTGAAGTATTGGAAGATATGTACGTGAACACACGCTCAGAAGGATTCGGAGACGAAGTGAAAAGAAGAATTATGCTTGGCACTTACGTGCTTTCATCGGGATATTATGATGCGTATTACCGAAAAGGTCAGAAAGTAAGAAATCTTATCAAGAAAGATTTTGAAAAGGCATTTGAAAAAGTTGATTTTATAATTTCACCTACTACTCCGACCGCTGCATTTAAAATCGGAGATAAAATAGATGACCCGCTTGCAATGTATCTGAACGATATTTACACTGTGTCTGCTAACCTTGCAGGCAACTGCGCCTTGTCTGTTCCGGTTGGAAAAGATAAAGAAGGGCTTCCGTTCGGCATTCAGGTCATGGGTAAAAAATTCGATGAGGCAGGATTGTTGAGAATGGCAAATTTATTATCAGAATAA
- a CDS encoding ATP-binding protein gives MKNRLKLFTKFTLLYSLLFLVFIIFLSKVIDVSNETLIASAVIMLVCYGATFAFIKFELFKPLQDLSKITTKLSSKKDNSEELDNEISAVNEILAELIHYRDEKSKSLYIYNINNLLIDVAERLSSDLQTAKTFKVNRNEFLGNVTHELRTPIFAIQLSLETLLDGAMNDKAVAEDFLQRAIKQTYRLKDLVDDLISISKLEAGMKMSKRYFRVNDMIKKTIDDLQGIASKKHITIEFNPGSSNGVNVFGDEERLKQVMINLIDNAVKYTNAEGVIKVTTEMKPKEVTIAVEDNGIGIPKADLPRLFERFYRVDKTRSRDVGGSGLGLSIVKHILEVHKSQIKVESEENKGTRFEFNLTR, from the coding sequence ATGAAGAACAGGTTAAAGCTATTCACGAAATTCACACTCCTTTATTCATTACTATTCCTTGTCTTTATTATTTTTTTATCAAAGGTAATTGATGTTTCTAATGAGACACTGATTGCTTCTGCTGTTATTATGCTCGTTTGCTACGGAGCAACGTTTGCGTTCATAAAATTTGAGTTATTCAAACCGCTTCAGGACCTTTCAAAAATTACAACTAAGCTCAGCTCAAAAAAAGATAACAGCGAAGAACTGGATAATGAAATTTCTGCAGTGAATGAAATTCTTGCAGAGCTTATTCATTACAGAGATGAAAAGTCAAAATCACTTTATATTTATAATATAAATAATCTTCTCATTGATGTTGCAGAAAGATTATCAAGTGATTTACAGACTGCAAAAACTTTCAAGGTAAACAGAAACGAATTTCTCGGCAACGTAACTCATGAACTCCGTACACCAATTTTTGCAATACAACTTTCATTAGAGACACTTCTTGATGGGGCAATGAATGATAAAGCAGTTGCTGAAGATTTTCTTCAGAGAGCGATAAAGCAGACATACAGATTGAAAGACTTAGTCGATGACCTGATAAGCATTTCAAAGCTTGAAGCAGGTATGAAAATGAGTAAAAGATACTTCAGAGTGAACGACATGATTAAAAAGACTATCGATGACTTGCAGGGAATTGCAAGCAAAAAACATATTACTATTGAGTTCAATCCGGGAAGCTCAAACGGAGTGAATGTTTTCGGAGATGAAGAGAGATTAAAACAGGTAATGATAAACCTGATTGATAACGCTGTGAAATATACAAATGCAGAGGGAGTGATAAAGGTAACGACTGAAATGAAACCTAAAGAAGTAACTATTGCAGTGGAAGATAACGGAATCGGAATTCCTAAAGCTGACCTGCCAAGACTCTTTGAAAGATTTTACAGAGTGGATAAAACGCGCTCACGTGATGTTGGCGGCAGCGGATTGGGACTCTCAATTGTGAAACACATTCTTGAAGTGCATAAGAGCCAGATAAAAGTAGAGAGTGAAGAGAACAAGGGAACGCGCTTTGAATTTAATCTTACAAGATAG
- a CDS encoding response regulator transcription factor: MKNNKVKKKILVVDDEKDIVDILKYNLEKEHEFEVLAAYNGKEALELVESHPDLILLDIMMPELNGFEVCKQLKQNPATAKIPVIFLTAKENEIDEILGLELGADDYIHKPLSPRKVIARVKSVIRRSNVEAERNTKLDEIIKFKNLEVDSVTHSVKINKKEIFFPKKEFQLLHFLIANRGRVFSREILLNQIWGENIYVVDRTVDVHVAKVREKLGEYNDYIETIKGLGYRFKEAK, translated from the coding sequence ATGAAAAACAATAAGGTGAAAAAGAAAATACTTGTAGTTGATGACGAAAAAGATATCGTCGATATACTGAAATACAATCTTGAAAAGGAACATGAGTTCGAAGTTTTAGCTGCGTACAACGGTAAAGAAGCGCTGGAGTTAGTTGAAAGCCACCCTGATTTAATTCTGCTTGACATAATGATGCCGGAGCTTAACGGCTTTGAAGTCTGTAAGCAGCTTAAACAAAATCCCGCCACAGCAAAAATCCCTGTAATATTTTTAACCGCAAAAGAAAACGAGATAGATGAAATTCTAGGCCTTGAGCTCGGTGCAGATGATTATATTCATAAGCCGCTCTCACCAAGAAAAGTAATTGCCCGAGTAAAATCCGTTATCCGCAGAAGCAATGTTGAAGCAGAAAGAAATACAAAGCTTGATGAAATAATTAAGTTCAAAAATCTTGAAGTCGACAGCGTTACTCACTCAGTGAAAATAAACAAAAAAGAAATTTTCTTCCCTAAAAAAGAATTTCAGCTCTTACATTTTCTAATTGCTAACCGCGGCAGAGTTTTCTCCCGTGAGATTTTATTGAACCAGATTTGGGGAGAAAACATTTACGTAGTAGATAGAACCGTTGACGTACATGTTGCGAAGGTGAGAGAGAAACTCGGCGAGTACAATGATTACATAGAAACCATCAAAGGTTTAGGATATAGATTTAAAGAAGCGAAGTAA
- a CDS encoding Gfo/Idh/MocA family oxidoreductase, which yields MSKTQLAIVGLGGIAQVNHIPILSKMNDVEITAVCDLELSKAKTIASKYGIKKWYKDFDKMLDENPEIAAVIITAQTDAHRELALKSFAAGKDVLVEKPIARNYAEAEDIVEAAKKHKKKLMIGMNNRFRNDVMLMKTFVKGKEIGEPFYVKTGWIKTQSSDQKWFLEKEKSGGGVLLDNGIVMLDLGMWMLGFPEPLSVSAVNYNHNTKNVEDSNISLIKFKNGSTLSIETSWSLQREGELFYCNVFGKTGSSAINPLRIYKRMGDKLFNITPNKLQMPANQFKKSYEFELQHFVKVINNEAEIICNGDEALSRMKIVDAIYKSAKLGKEVIFK from the coding sequence ATGAGCAAAACCCAACTCGCAATTGTAGGACTAGGCGGAATAGCACAGGTAAACCATATTCCTATTCTATCAAAAATGAATGATGTGGAAATCACCGCTGTATGCGATCTTGAGCTTTCAAAAGCAAAAACTATTGCCTCCAAATACGGAATAAAAAAATGGTACAAAGATTTTGATAAAATGCTTGATGAGAATCCTGAGATTGCTGCAGTAATCATCACTGCTCAGACCGATGCGCACAGAGAGCTTGCGTTAAAATCATTTGCTGCGGGTAAAGACGTACTTGTAGAAAAACCCATTGCAAGAAATTATGCAGAGGCAGAAGATATAGTTGAAGCTGCGAAGAAACACAAAAAGAAATTGATGATCGGTATGAATAACAGATTCCGCAACGATGTAATGCTTATGAAAACATTTGTGAAGGGAAAAGAAATTGGTGAGCCATTTTATGTTAAAACAGGATGGATAAAAACACAAAGCTCTGACCAGAAATGGTTTCTTGAAAAAGAAAAATCAGGTGGCGGTGTGTTACTCGATAACGGAATTGTAATGCTTGACCTTGGAATGTGGATGCTTGGTTTTCCTGAACCGTTAAGTGTATCAGCAGTAAATTATAATCACAATACAAAGAACGTAGAAGATTCAAATATAAGTTTAATAAAGTTCAAGAACGGTTCAACACTTTCAATAGAAACAAGCTGGAGCCTGCAAAGAGAAGGTGAATTATTTTATTGCAACGTATTCGGAAAGACCGGAAGCTCGGCAATAAATCCGCTGCGTATCTATAAAAGAATGGGAGATAAATTATTCAACATCACCCCGAATAAATTACAGATGCCTGCGAACCAATTCAAGAAGAGTTATGAGTTCGAACTGCAGCATTTTGTGAAAGTAATCAACAACGAAGCTGAAATTATCTGCAACGGAGATGAAGCGCTTTCAAGAATGAAGATTGTGGACGCTATTTACAAGTCTGCTAAGCTCGGAAAGGAAGTAATTTTTAAATAA
- a CDS encoding HIT family protein → MEDCTFCKIINKEFQSSIVYEDDIAIAFMDIQPVNEGHTLVVPKKHYETLEDCDEETAKHLMAVTKKLNNAVSKAVKCEGVLNLIANGEAAGQEIFHLHIHIVPRFKNDGFGLQFSDEYFVPKERNALDETAEKIIGEL, encoded by the coding sequence ATGGAAGACTGCACATTTTGTAAAATAATAAATAAAGAGTTTCAATCTTCAATTGTTTATGAAGATGATATAGCAATTGCCTTCATGGATATTCAGCCGGTGAATGAAGGGCATACACTTGTTGTGCCTAAGAAACATTATGAAACATTGGAAGATTGTGATGAGGAAACTGCAAAGCACTTGATGGCAGTCACTAAAAAATTAAACAACGCTGTTTCAAAAGCAGTAAAGTGTGAGGGTGTGTTGAATCTTATTGCAAACGGAGAAGCTGCAGGACAGGAAATATTTCATCTGCATATACATATAGTCCCAAGATTTAAAAATGACGGCTTCGGCTTGCAATTTTCCGATGAATATTTTGTTCCAAAAGAAAGAAATGCACTTGATGAAACTGCAGAAAAAATAATAGGAGAATTATGA
- a CDS encoding LptF/LptG family permease, with product MILYRYILKAHVGPFIFSFFTIFFLFLFQFLIKALDQLVGKGLSLWIIFQLITFNLAWIVTLAAPMAVLVATLMAFGSLSSDNEITIMKASGLSLPKLMAPVLIASVILSYAMVRFNNDILPEANHKARVLLTDISKTKPTFILEAGKFSDDIGGFKILVKKTFENNNNLEDIYISDYSNPATRNVITAEKGDISFTSDFKHIVMNLSNGEIHQLNNLDYTNKYRVIKFDKHRIIMDANGFGFQQSGDNAFSRGDRELSSYAMNQIVDSLKKSSNTIGEQLFRRIYPDIIKISNYKLKDTVYKAPVGVKLNPNDTTGKNPAYDTLKTLYSRIMVYRNDYKNQSTIRKELEKQVDQYDVEIYKKYSIPFSCIVFALIGAPLGYRVRRGGFGIAAGLSLLFFLLYWASLIGGEKFADRALLSPLLGMWFANIVLGVFGLILMKKSS from the coding sequence ATGATTCTATATAGATACATATTAAAAGCTCACGTAGGTCCGTTTATATTTTCATTCTTCACGATATTTTTTCTTTTCTTATTCCAATTCTTAATTAAGGCCCTTGACCAGTTAGTCGGCAAGGGTCTTAGTTTATGGATAATCTTCCAGCTAATTACATTCAACCTTGCATGGATTGTTACTCTTGCCGCTCCAATGGCAGTGCTTGTAGCAACTCTCATGGCATTCGGTTCCTTATCTTCAGATAACGAAATTACAATTATGAAGGCAAGCGGTTTGAGTCTTCCCAAGCTTATGGCGCCGGTTTTAATTGCCTCTGTAATTTTATCGTATGCTATGGTAAGATTTAATAACGATATCTTGCCTGAGGCAAATCATAAGGCAAGGGTTCTTCTCACTGATATCTCTAAAACAAAGCCGACATTTATTCTTGAAGCGGGGAAATTCTCCGATGACATAGGTGGATTTAAAATTCTTGTCAAGAAAACATTCGAGAACAACAATAATCTCGAGGATATCTATATTTCGGATTATTCCAATCCCGCAACGAGAAACGTTATCACTGCGGAGAAGGGCGACATTAGCTTTACAAGTGATTTCAAACACATAGTAATGAATCTCTCCAACGGAGAAATTCATCAGCTGAATAATTTAGATTATACCAACAAGTACAGAGTAATAAAATTCGATAAGCACAGGATTATTATGGATGCCAACGGATTTGGATTTCAGCAGTCAGGCGATAACGCTTTTTCGCGCGGAGACAGGGAGCTATCCTCTTATGCGATGAATCAGATTGTTGATAGTTTAAAAAAGTCATCAAATACAATCGGCGAGCAGTTGTTCAGAAGAATTTATCCGGACATAATAAAAATTTCCAATTATAAATTAAAAGATACAGTTTATAAAGCTCCTGTAGGAGTTAAGTTAAATCCCAATGATACGACGGGTAAAAATCCGGCTTATGATACTTTGAAAACATTGTACTCCAGGATTATGGTTTACAGGAATGATTATAAGAACCAGTCCACTATAAGAAAAGAACTTGAAAAGCAGGTTGACCAGTATGATGTGGAGATTTACAAAAAGTATTCGATTCCTTTTTCATGTATAGTTTTTGCTTTGATAGGCGCACCGCTTGGATACAGAGTAAGGCGCGGCGGATTCGGAATTGCAGCTGGATTATCTCTCTTATTCTTTTTATTATACTGGGCATCACTGATAGGCGGAGAGAAGTTTGCGGATAGAGCGCTGCTTAGTCCCCTGCTTGGTATGTGGTTTGCAAATATTGTATTGGGAGTATTTGGATTAATCTTGATGAAGAAATCATCGTAA
- the kbl gene encoding glycine C-acetyltransferase — protein sequence MFSQYKDILQKELQSIEEAGLYKKERIIETPQGAEIKANGKEVINFCANNYLGLSSHPKVIEAAKKTLDEWGYGMSSVRFICGTQTIHKTLEEKIAKFLGTEDTILYAACFDANGGVFEPLINETDAIISDELNHASIIDGVRLCKAMRYRYKHNDMAELEEHLKDARAKGAKQIIICTDGAFSMDGTIADLKSICDLADKYEAMVMVDECHCSGFLGKTGRGSIEHCDVMGRVDIITGTLGKALGGAMGGFTSGRKEIIDLLRQRSRPYLFSNSLAPSIVGGSIAVMDLLTETTELRDRLEENTKYFREKMTAAGFDIKPGVHPIVPIMLYDAKLAQDMAAKLMDEGIYVIGFFFPVVAKGKARIRVQLSAAHTREHLDKCINAFTKVGKELGVLK from the coding sequence ATGTTTTCACAATACAAGGACATACTTCAAAAAGAGCTTCAATCAATTGAAGAGGCAGGGCTATATAAAAAAGAAAGAATTATCGAAACTCCGCAGGGCGCGGAAATCAAAGCGAACGGCAAAGAAGTTATAAACTTCTGCGCAAATAATTATCTGGGACTTTCATCACATCCTAAAGTAATCGAAGCAGCAAAAAAAACTCTCGACGAATGGGGTTACGGAATGTCATCAGTAAGATTCATCTGCGGAACGCAGACAATACATAAAACACTTGAAGAGAAAATTGCAAAATTTCTCGGAACAGAGGATACAATTTTATATGCAGCATGCTTCGATGCAAACGGCGGTGTATTTGAACCCTTAATAAATGAAACCGATGCGATAATTTCAGATGAGTTAAATCATGCCAGCATTATCGATGGTGTTCGTCTCTGTAAGGCAATGCGCTACAGATATAAACACAACGATATGGCAGAGCTCGAAGAGCATCTGAAAGATGCCAGAGCAAAAGGCGCTAAGCAGATAATCATCTGTACTGACGGCGCATTTTCTATGGACGGAACAATTGCAGATTTAAAATCAATTTGCGACTTAGCAGATAAGTACGAAGCAATGGTTATGGTTGATGAGTGTCACTGCTCGGGTTTCCTCGGAAAAACAGGCAGAGGTTCAATTGAGCATTGCGATGTAATGGGAAGAGTTGATATAATTACAGGAACGCTCGGTAAAGCATTAGGCGGCGCAATGGGAGGATTTACATCAGGAAGAAAAGAAATTATAGATTTATTAAGACAAAGAAGCAGACCTTATTTATTTTCAAACTCTCTTGCTCCTTCAATAGTCGGGGGTTCGATAGCAGTTATGGATTTACTTACAGAGACAACTGAACTGAGAGACAGACTTGAAGAGAACACAAAATATTTCAGAGAGAAAATGACTGCTGCCGGATTTGATATAAAGCCCGGCGTTCATCCGATAGTACCAATCATGCTTTACGATGCAAAACTTGCACAGGATATGGCAGCCAAATTAATGGACGAAGGAATTTATGTAATAGGATTCTTCTTCCCTGTTGTTGCAAAAGGAAAAGCAAGAATAAGAGTACAGCTTTCTGCTGCACATACCAGAGAGCATCTTGATAAATGTATAAATGCATTTACAAAAGTCGGTAAAGAGCTAGGAGTACTGAAATAA